The Terrirubrum flagellatum nucleotide sequence GCTTGCGACGATCGTCATCGTGCACACCATCTTCGGCCTGCCGACGATGACGCTTCTGTTCCGCAACTACTTCGCCAGCCTGCCGCTTGAACTCTTCAAGGCGGCTCGCATCGATGGCGCGAGCTTCTTCCAGATTTTCCGGTCGATCATGCTGCCGATGGCGACGCCGATGATCATCGTCGCCGTCATTTTGCAGGTGACCGGCATCTGGAACGACTTCATCCTCGGCCTCGTCTTCGCCGGACGCGAGAACCTGCCAATGACGGTGCAACTCAACAACATCGTCAATTCGACTCAAGGAGAGCGCGCCTACAATGTCGATATGGCGGCGACCATGCTGACCGCGCTTCTGCCGCTCGCCGTTTATTTCGGCTCCGGCCGCTGGTTCGTGCGCGGCATCGCAGCCGGCGCCGTGAAGGGATAATCAATGTCCGGCCAATCAACTGTTCAAGTGAAGGATCTCGAAATCGGCTTCGGCGCGGTGCGCGTGCTCGAGAATCTCAATCTTGATGTGGCGCAGTCGGAATTTCTTGTCCTGCTCGGCCCCTCCGGCTGCGGAAAATCGACGTTGCTCAACGCCATCGCCGGTCTTTTGAATATTCAGGGCGGGCAAATCTGGATCGGCGGACGCAATGTCACCTGGGAGGAGCCCAAGGACCGCAACATCGCCATGGTGTTCCAATCCTATGCGCTCTACCCCCGCATGACCGTGCGCGGAAACATGTCGTTTGGCCTGAAAGTGGCGCGCACGCCGGCGGCGGAGGTCGAAAAGCGCGTCGGCGAAGCGGCGCAGATGCTGCGGCTGACAAATCTGCTGGAGAGAAAACCGGCCGAATTGTCGGGCGGTCAGCGCCAGCGCGTCGCCATCGGTCGCGCTCTGGTGCGGCAGGCGGGCGTTTATCTCTTTGATGAGCCGCTCTCCAATCTCGACGCCCAGCTCCGCGCTGAATTGCGCGTCGAGATCAAGCGGCTGCACAACAGACTTGGCGCGACGATGATCTATGTCACCCATGACCAGATCGAGGCGCTGACGCTCGCCGACCGCATCGCTGTGATGCAGGGCGGCGTGATACAACAGCTCGACACGCCGCAAACCATCTATCGCCGGCCGGCAAACAAATTCGTCGCGTCTTTCGTCGGGTCGCCATCGATGAATTTCATCTCGGGTCGAATCGAAGCAGCGAATGGCGAGCCTGTTTTCACCACTGGCGCGATGTCGGTCCCGTTGAAGGGCTACGCGTTCAGGAATGGCTGGACGGCGAAGCCGGCGACGCTGGGCGTGCGTCCCGAACATGCGCTGGCCGGCTCCAATGCAGGCGAAAGCGCATTGCCCGCGCAAATCGAGATGGTCGAACCCATGGGCGCCGACAGTCTGGTCTGGTGCCGCCTGCCCGGAGGCGTCTCCTTCTCGATCCGGCTTGAATCCGACGCTGCGCCACATGCCGGCGACGCCATGCCGATCTCGTTTCCCGCTTCCGCCTGCTCGCTCTTCGACGAAGCGACCGGCGACCGCTTGTGAGTTCAGCCATGAAGCCGATCGATCGCCTTTCCTTTCAACTCTACTCGGCGCGCTCACTTGAGTCGCTCGAGAAGTCATTCGAACTTCTGGCGCCGCTCGGCTACAAACTGGTCGAACCTTATGGCGGGCTGTTCAGCGAACCGGACAAGCTCAAAGCGCTGCTCGACAAATACGAGATGAAGGCCCCGACGGCTCATGTCGGTCTCGATCGTCTGCGCGCCGATGCGACGTCAACTGTCGCGATATGCAAGAACATCGGCATCGAGACGATCTTCGCGCCGGCGCCGCCGATGGGCGAGCGCGAGGGCGACGAAGCGCACTGGCGCAAGATCGGCAAGGAGCTCGCCGCGATCGGCAAACTCGTCGCCGATGAAGGATTGAAATTCGGCTGGCACAATCATCACTGGGAATTTGCGAAAACATCCGGCGGCAGGACCTATCTCGACGCAATGTTCGAGGAGGCCCCGGAGATTTCATGGGAAGCTGATCTCGCCTGGATCATTCGAGGCGGCGGCGATCCCGTTGCGGAGCTTGCGAAATATAAGGGACGTGTGATCGCCTGCCATATCAAGGATATCGCGCCGGCAGGCGAATGCGTCGACGAGGATGGTTGGGCCGATCCCGGCCACGGCGTGATGGGCTGGCCCGCGCTGCTCGCGGCCATGAAGGACGCCGGCGTTTCTTTCTTCGTCGCCGAACACGACAAGCCGAATAACGTATCGCGCTTCGCCAGAAGAGCGCGCCAGACGATCTCGTCCTGGAGCTGAGGCGGACAAGGTCTCACAAACGCCGATCAAGGAGTCGACCATCATGGCGACAAACATCAAAGGTCCCGCGATCTTCCTTGCGCAATTCGCCGGCGACGCCGCGCCATTCAATTCATGGTCATCGATCACGAAATGGGCGGGTTCGCTCGGCTACAAAGGCGTGCAGGTTCCGACATGGGATGGCCGCCTGTTCGATCTGAAGAAGGCGGCGGAGTCGAAAACTTACTGCGATGAGATCGCGGGCGTCGCGAAATCGAACGGCGTCGAGATCACCGAATTGTCGACCCATCTTCAGGGTCAGCTCGTCGCCGTGCATCCGGCCTATGACGACGCGTTCGACGGCTTTGCGCCTGAAAGCGTGCATCGCAACCCGAAGGCGCGGCAGGCCTGGGCGGTCGAGCAGATGATGCTCGCCGCGAAAGCCTCGCGCAATCTCGGGCTTGACGCGCATGTCTCTTTTCCCGGCGCGCTCGCATGGCCCTATGTCTATCCCTGGCCACAGCGACCGGCGGGCCTGATCGAGACGGCGTTCGCCGAGCTCGGCAAACGCTGGACGCCAATTCTCGATGCGTTCGACGCGCAGGGTGTCGATGTCTGCTACGAGATTCATCCCGGCGAGGACGTGTTCGACGGCGCGACTTTCGAGATGTTTCTCGGCGCGACCGGCGGGCACAAGCGCTGCTGCATCAATTACGATCCCTCGCATTTCGTGCTGATGCAGCTCGACTATGTCAATTTCATCGACATCTATCACGAGCGCATCAAGGCGTTTCATGTGAAGGACGCGGAATTCAATCCGACGGGCCGTCAGGGCGTTTATTCCGGCTATCAGCCCTGGATCAATCGCGCGGGACGTTTCCGCTCGCTCGGCGACGGGCAGGTCGATTTCGGCGCGATCTTCTCGAAGCTCGCCGCTTACAATTACGATAGCTGGGCGGTACTGGAGTGGGAATGCTGCCTCAAGCATCCCGAAGACGGCGCGCGCGAAGGCGCGCCCTTCATCGCCGATCACATCATCCGCGTCACGGAAAAGGCGTTCGACGATTTCGCCGGCGCCGGCGTTGACCAGGCGCAGATCAAGCGCATGCTTGGCCTGAACTGAGAAACAAGGGAGAGGCACATGGTCGAGGCGCGCAACGACGAGGCGTCGAAGCCGATCCGGCTCGGCATGGTGGGCGGCGGCGAAGGCGCCTTCATCGGCGCGGTTCATCGCATCGCGGCGCGGCTCGACGGGCGTTATGAACTCGTCGCCGGCGCGCTGTCTTCGACAGCGGACAAGTCGCTGCGCTCGGGCAAGGCGCTCGGCTTGCCACGCATCTACGGAAATTTCGAAGAGATGGCGAAGGCGGAAGCCAGCCGCGATGACGGCGTCGAAGCGGTCGCGATCGTCACGCCGAACCATATGCATGCGGCGCCCGCTCTCGCCTTCCTGAAAGCTGGCGTTCATGTGATCTGCGACAAGCCGCTGACGACGACGCTCGCCAGCGCGCGTGAATTGAAAGGCGCTGCGGCTCAATCAGGAAAAATTTTCGCGGTCACACATAATTACACCGGCTATCCCATGGTCCGGCAGGCGCGCGCCATCGTCGCCACCGGCGAACTCGGGGATATCAGGGTCGTCCAGGTCGAATATCCTCAGGACTGGCTGACCACCGATCTGGAATCGACGGGGCAAAAGCAGGCGGACTGGCGCACCGATCCCGCACGCTCGGGCGCCGGCGGCTGCATCGGCGACATCGGCACGCACGCTTTCAATCTCGCCGATTTCATCACCGGCCTTGCAGTGACGGAATTATCGGCCGAACTGACGACTTTCGTCGCCGGCCGTCGTCTCGACGACAATGTGCAGATCATGCTGCGCTACGCGAATGGCGCGCGCGGATCGCTCTGGGCGAGTCAGGTCGCGCCGGGCAACGAGAATGGCTTGAAGATTCGCGTTTATGGCTCCAAGGGCGGGCTGGAATGGCGGCAGGAGCATCCGAACCAGCTCCACTTCTCGCCCTTCGGCGAAGCGACGCGCATCCTTTCGCGCGGAACGGGCTCGGCCGGCCCCGCTGCTGCGCGCGTGACGCGCATCCCGTCGGGCCATCCCGAAGGCTATCTCGAAGCTTTCGCGACGATCTATTCCGAAGTCGCTCTTGCCATCGAAGCGGCGCGCGACGGGCGGAAGCCTGACGCTGAAGTTCTCTTCCCGACGATCGATGACGGCGTGAAAGGCGTCGCCTTCATCGAGACCGCCGTGAAGTCATCGCAGGCCGGCGGAGCCTGGACCAAATTCGCCTCGGAATAAGCGGCGAATTTCGTTTTCGTTGCGCGCCTCGTCAGCGAGGCGCGCGATGAGTCGACGCGATGTGGCGCGCGCCGAGAATTGCAAGTCCGACCGCGGTCAGCGTGGGGTTCGCAGCGGTTGATGTCGGGATGACGCCATTGCCGGCGACATAGACGTTGTCGACGCCCCAAACGCAACTGTTGCGATCGCATGTCGACGCGCCGTCATCCTGCTCGCCCATGCCGATCGTGCCCTGATAATGGAGCGACGTTCCGTAGGGCGCGACCCTGATCTGATGGCCCGGCAACATCCGGCCCACTTTCCCGCAGATTTTTTCAAGCGTCTCGCGCGCGAACGATATCCTTTTCATATCGCCGTCGCTGAGCTTGAAGCGCAGACTCATCTTCGGTCGACCGAGCCAATCCCGCTCGGTTTCGCTGAACATCACGCGATTCTCGGATTGCCTATCGGATGGCAGGAAGAACGAGATCGAGAGAACGGCGTTCTTCTCACCTATCGCCCGATCATCGCCATAGAGCGAGGCCGGCTCTACCTGACTGATCTGGACATGGAACGGGAATGTCGGCCCGTTGTAGGGAACCCAGGTGACTCCGCTCGACATGCGCGCGGTCACGGTGCGGTCTCCCAGCACTCCGCCGCCAAAGGAAAGCGCGACGTCGCCACCGGGCCGAACGCCCTCGAATTCCGCTAGCACGGTGACTTGCGGATGCTCGTTCAAATAGCGACCAAGCGCCGGAGGCCGGATGCCCGATGCAAACAGAAGCTGCGGCGAATGCAGCGAATCCGCCGCGACGATGACGACGTCAGCATCAACGGAGTATGTCTCGTTGGACTTGATCGAAAAAAGCTCGACGCCCGTCGCGCGGCGATCCTGCATGAGAATGCGGCGGCAAACCGTCTCGGGCCGAAGCTCGAATCTCGCGCGCGGCGCCGTGACAAGATCGCCGAGTATCACGTTGGAGCCGGTGCGATAGACGCCTTCCTCGGTCACATTGATCGCCATGGGCATCGGCTGCACGCGCCGGCCCGGCGAACGTCCCTCGTCAAAAAGCGCCGAGAGAGCATTGCGAAGAGGCTCGGCGATATGAGAATCGCTGAACTGCGTCTGCGAGACGCGCAGAAGCTTTTCGGCTGAAGTCAGCGCTTCATCCATCACCTCCCGCGACAGAAAGGGAATCCGCTCATCAGAGTCGGGGCGCGGGCAGGCGCAAAACCAGTGAGAGCCCATGCCGCCAACATTGTGCGAGGCGTGCGAAGCTGGAAAACCCTCGCCATCGATGGGACCATCGCCGACGCGGAATAATCCCGGGCGACGGAGCATCGAGGTGTCGTGGCCACCCTGCCGGCGCAACGTCACTTCGTCCTCCGTGATGGGATCGTAGGCGGCGTGGCGATGGGGACCTTGAGATGCGATCTGGGCCGCGAGACGCGCAGCGTCGTCCTTGATGTTTGCGACGTGAAGACCGGGAGGATCGGCAATGACCGGGCCGGCCTCGACCATCAGGATTGAGGCCTGCGGCCATAGATCCGCCAGCGTCCGCGCATAGGCGGCGCCAGCAGGACCGCTGCCGACAATGACGACGTCAACGCGCTCACGCGACGAACCTGACATTCAATTCTCCCTGCGAAGCCGTTTGTTTGTTTCCGTGCGGGCTCACGCCGCGGAACGCGAGCCGTCGATCTCTTCTGAAGATTTTCAGCGCCAGCCGCCGGCCCAAAGCGCCGCCGCGGAAGTCTCATCAAGAGCCGCCGGCCGAGCTATTGCGGACCGCAATCTCACCGCGCCGCCGTCGGCGCCGCTGGCGAGAACGGCATGCATGGCTTCAACAGCATGGGCGCCAAGCGCAAGCGAAGCGCGATGCGGCGTTCCATTCTGGACGGCGCTGGCAAGCTCGGCCACACCAAGGCAGCGATAATTCGCGCGCATCGGCGCGCTCGCGGGCCATGACGCCGAACGATAATTCGGCCGCCCGAAAGCGCGATCGCCTGAATCAACCGCAATCCAGTCTCCGTTGCGCTCGCTATATTCAACGGCGCCGCCGAAGAAATTAGGATCGGGAACGCGCAGCGAGCCTTCCGTTCCATAAAGTTCGATCGGCGGGTGGCCATGTTTCCAGACGTCCCAGCTCATGAACAGGTTAATGTCCGCCCCGCACGCGAAGCGCAGAACGCCCATGAGCGTCGTCGGCGTGCCGACTGGAATATGCTGGCCTTTCAGCGGCCCATCAGCGGTGACATGCCTGCTCGGAAAAGCTGAAGAGGTCAGACCAACGACGCTCTCGATCGGCCCGAGCAAGTTGATCAGCGCGTTGAGGTAGTACGGGCCGACATCGAACAAAGGTCCGCCGCCGCGCTGATAGAACGCGCGCGGATCCGGATGCCAATGCTCCATTCCGCGCGACATGAGATTGCATGACCCGGCGACGACGCGTCCGATCTTGCCGGAATCGACAATCTCCCGCGCCAGCCGGCCGCCCGCTCCGAGAAAAGTGTCCGGCGCGCAGCCGATCGTGAGCCCGCGCTTCTGCGCTTCAGAAACAAGGCGTGGACCGTGGTCCGGCTCGACGCAGAGCGGCTTTTCGCTGAAGACATGCTTGCCGGCCGACAGCGCCGCCTGATCGACCTCGAAATGCGCCTGGGGGGGCGTGATGTTGAGGATGATGTGAACGTCGTCGCGCTTCATCATCTCTTCGGGCGTCACCGCGTCGATGCCGTGCTTTGCCGCCTTCTCAGCCGAGCGCTCGGGGATAATGTCGGTGCAGGCGACGATTTTGACGCCTGCGAATGACGGCATGTAGTCGAGATAGGTCGCGGAGATCACGCCGCAGCCAACGACGCCAACGCTTAAATCCGTCATTTTATTCTCCCTGCGCGTCATCGGCGTTTATCCGCCGTTAGCAGCATCAATTATTCAATTGAAGCTTGATACGCCAGCGTTAATCGCAGTCGATGCGGCTCATGCGCGCAGATTTTGCGCGATATGCTCGCCATTGCGATAAGCGACCGCCATGATGGTGAGCACGGGATTAAAACCGCCATTTGTGGGATGCAGAGAACCATCCGCAACATAGAGATTGTCGTGGCCCCAGACGCGTCCAAAAGGATCGGTCACCGACGTCGCCGGATCCAGACCCATGCGGCATGTGCCCGCCTGATGCTGCCCGGCCGACAGACGCGGCGCGATCGGATCGGCCCAGACGCGCACGGCGCCGGACGCGCGCAGCCACTCCTCCGCCCGCTCACGCATGAACTGCGCCGTCCTTTGCGATTCGATGTGAGCCACACCCGAAAGGCGCGCGACGGGGAGGCCCCATTTGTCGCGCACGCGCTCGTCAAGCGTGACGCGCGACAGAGGCGTCGGGATATCCTGAACGGGCGCGAACAGGCGAATGACCCGTTGATAGTTCGCACGCATGAAATCCTTCGCGGCGCGACCCCAGCGAGGCGCATCCGGCGGCATCGCGCGCTTCCAGAAGATCACCGGCAGCATGATGAAATCGTCCGCGATCATCGATCCGCCGATGACGCCGGGATTGCCGTGATTGAAGCGGCAGGTCGCGACCGTCACGCCCGGCCCGCGGCGATCATAGACCTGCTCTTCAAACAGGCCATGGACGATGGCGGAGAAGTGGCCCTGCAAGTTGCGGCCCACGAGATCCCTCTCGTTGCCGAGGCCGCGAGGATGACGCTCCGACGTCGACAAGAGCATGAGGCGAGCGGTCTCGATGGCGCCGCAGGCCAGCGCCACGACCTTCGCGCGCGCTGATCGCGACCGCTGGTCGTCGCCTTCGATCATAAAACTGACGCCCGCGACTCTTCCATCGGCGTCGACCTCGACGCGGGTTGCTGTCGCACGCTCGACGATCGTGCAGCGCCCGGTTTTCACGGCCCGCTGCAGAACAGTGTTCTGAGCGCCGTTCTTGGCGTCGCTCGGGCAGCGAAAACCGACGCATGAGCCGCATTCGACGCAAGCGGCGCGCCCGTCGCGCGCGATGGTATTGATCAGCAGCGGCGCGGCGAAGGTCGAGCACCCCACTTTCGCGGCGCCTTCGGTTAGAATTCGCCTGCTCGCATGGCCGTCAGCCGGAGGCATGGGAAAGCCGCGACGGCGCGGCGATGGATGACCCGCCTCACCCGAGACGCCGATCTCCCACTCGGCGCGATCATAGTGCGGCTCGAGATCGGCGTATGAAAACGGCCAGTCGGCGAGTGAAGAGCCTTCCGGCACACCATAGCGGCTGGCCATCCGGAAGTCGTCGGGATGAAAGCGCCAGGCTTGCGCGCCATAAACGAGCGTGCCTCCACCAACCGCCGCCGCGTTGTTGTGATAGCCGGGTTCATGAGGCCTGAGCGCGCGCTCCACCCCGGCGGGATCGACGAGCACACGCGGATGACCCTCGATGTCAGGGCCGGCGTTGTGGCCATAGGGGGAAAAGCGTTGATTGCGGAGATGATCGCGCGCAAGCGGATCGTCTGCGCCGTAGTCGCGCCCGCGTTCGAGCACGAGCACGGAATGGCCGGCTTCGGCGAGCAGAGCTGCGACGACGCCCCCTCCCGCTCCCGCGCCAACGACGATCGCATCATAATTATCCTTAAGCGCTGGCTGCGAAATCCTTGCAGTCGGCGCGGCTCGCTCCGGCAAGTTCGGATCATAGCCGATCATCCGCCAGGATGCGGCGTCGCGATTGCCGCCATTGCCGGGGTCAGCGTAAAATCCTTCCGCTGCGAATTCACCAAGCGCTGAGAACCACGCGTCCTTTTCATGCGACGCGAGAGCGTGATCGCGCTCTTCCGGCGAAGCCTCAAGGAAGCTGCGACCCACCAGCCTTCGCGCGGAATCGTCGACCGCGGCGAGCCCCTCGTCGAGGGCTGCGATGAAATCGGACGATGCGTCCGACAGCCGCGCCATAACGAAGGACAGAGTTCCCGCCTCGATCGCGCCGGGATCGGCGTCCGCCGGAATCAACCGGTCGACGACGGCTGCAAGAAGCTTGTCTCGCAGGGCGTTTTTCATTGGCTCGTCCTTTGCGCCAATTCGCGAGCCGCTCCTTCAGCCTCCGCGGCGCGCAGTCGTGAGCGGAATCCCAGAAGCAGAGCAAGACCCGTCGCGGGAAGGATCGCGGACGCCATGAAGGCGCCGGCGCCAATCTCCCGATAGATCGGCCCCATGGCCAGAGTGGTCGCTGCGGTCATCAAGCCAAGCATCGTCACGAAGGCGCCCTGGGCGCGCGCGCCGACCGCATCGCTGACCTCGACCTGAACGAAGCGCATTAACCCGAGATAGCTGCAACTGAACGTCGCTGCATGCAGCATCTGCAGGAGCATCGTGATCACGAGACCGGGATCGAGCGACATCACGCTCCATCGCAAGACTGCCGCGCCGCAGGCGAGAGCGAGCACGCTGAACGCGCTCATACGCCTTGCGAGAATCGGCCCGGCCCAGAACATCGCGATTTCCGAACTGGTCGCCAGCGCCCAGAGCATGCCGACCGTCCGCTCCGCGAAGCCGATTTCGCGCAAATGGATCGAACCGAAGCTGTTGAACGTCGCCTGACTCGCAAGCGGAAGGGCGGCGACGATAAACACCACCAGCAAGAGCGGTCGCTTGTGCAGATCAAGCCGCGTCTTCTTCGCGACGGGCGCCGCCTGCTGCGCCGCAGATGGCAGAATGAACGACGCGCCGATCTGGAGCACGACAGCGCAGATATAGGCGACGAAGACAGCGTCAGGGCCGCCCCAGCCGAGGATAAAGCCGCCGATCAGCGTCGCGGTCGCAAAACTGCCGGAGCCCCAGAGCCGCATACGCCCGAAATCGCGCGCGACGCCGCTGCGGATGAGACTGAGGACGCTGGCGTCGACGATCGGCGGGATCGCCTGCCCGAACAACATCATCAAGGTCGCAAGAGCCAGGATAGGTCCGAAGCTTCGCGCCTGCGAAAGCATGAGAGCGAGCGCGAGGACGATGAGCGCGAGGATCCGCACCACCATGGCGCGACTTCCCGTGCGATCCGAAATCGATCCGATGACGGGGGTCACCATGATCCGAAGCAGGAGCGGCAGGCTGATGACTGTCGCGATTTCAGTTTCCGTCAATCCGCGTGATGAAAGCCACACGGGCAGGAAGGGCTGGTTGAGGCCCGCCTGCGCAAACAGAGCGAAATAGACGAGAGACGCCGCGACAACCGGATAGGCGGACGAGAATCCAATGCGGGACGAAGCTCCCGCTTTACTATCTCCCGACATTCCAGCGTTTTCTCCGACTTATTTTTTGCCGCGAATCCACCGTTCAGGAAAATGCAACTCGGGCGGCTCGCATGGCTTCAGCTCTAGCATCCTCACTGATACCAATTTTTTATTATTTGATACCTTTCGCAACGTTTTAGGTCTGCTATCGATAGCAGATAGCGATCAACCACGGAGGGTCCGGAGGGGTCTTCCGCGCGAAACGCTCAAGCCGGCCG carries:
- a CDS encoding sn-glycerol-3-phosphate ABC transporter ATP-binding protein UgpC, which translates into the protein MSGQSTVQVKDLEIGFGAVRVLENLNLDVAQSEFLVLLGPSGCGKSTLLNAIAGLLNIQGGQIWIGGRNVTWEEPKDRNIAMVFQSYALYPRMTVRGNMSFGLKVARTPAAEVEKRVGEAAQMLRLTNLLERKPAELSGGQRQRVAIGRALVRQAGVYLFDEPLSNLDAQLRAELRVEIKRLHNRLGATMIYVTHDQIEALTLADRIAVMQGGVIQQLDTPQTIYRRPANKFVASFVGSPSMNFISGRIEAANGEPVFTTGAMSVPLKGYAFRNGWTAKPATLGVRPEHALAGSNAGESALPAQIEMVEPMGADSLVWCRLPGGVSFSIRLESDAAPHAGDAMPISFPASACSLFDEATGDRL
- a CDS encoding sugar phosphate isomerase/epimerase produces the protein MKPIDRLSFQLYSARSLESLEKSFELLAPLGYKLVEPYGGLFSEPDKLKALLDKYEMKAPTAHVGLDRLRADATSTVAICKNIGIETIFAPAPPMGEREGDEAHWRKIGKELAAIGKLVADEGLKFGWHNHHWEFAKTSGGRTYLDAMFEEAPEISWEADLAWIIRGGGDPVAELAKYKGRVIACHIKDIAPAGECVDEDGWADPGHGVMGWPALLAAMKDAGVSFFVAEHDKPNNVSRFARRARQTISSWS
- a CDS encoding sugar phosphate isomerase/epimerase — encoded protein: MATNIKGPAIFLAQFAGDAAPFNSWSSITKWAGSLGYKGVQVPTWDGRLFDLKKAAESKTYCDEIAGVAKSNGVEITELSTHLQGQLVAVHPAYDDAFDGFAPESVHRNPKARQAWAVEQMMLAAKASRNLGLDAHVSFPGALAWPYVYPWPQRPAGLIETAFAELGKRWTPILDAFDAQGVDVCYEIHPGEDVFDGATFEMFLGATGGHKRCCINYDPSHFVLMQLDYVNFIDIYHERIKAFHVKDAEFNPTGRQGVYSGYQPWINRAGRFRSLGDGQVDFGAIFSKLAAYNYDSWAVLEWECCLKHPEDGAREGAPFIADHIIRVTEKAFDDFAGAGVDQAQIKRMLGLN
- a CDS encoding Gfo/Idh/MocA family oxidoreductase, whose product is MVEARNDEASKPIRLGMVGGGEGAFIGAVHRIAARLDGRYELVAGALSSTADKSLRSGKALGLPRIYGNFEEMAKAEASRDDGVEAVAIVTPNHMHAAPALAFLKAGVHVICDKPLTTTLASARELKGAAAQSGKIFAVTHNYTGYPMVRQARAIVATGELGDIRVVQVEYPQDWLTTDLESTGQKQADWRTDPARSGAGGCIGDIGTHAFNLADFITGLAVTELSAELTTFVAGRRLDDNVQIMLRYANGARGSLWASQVAPGNENGLKIRVYGSKGGLEWRQEHPNQLHFSPFGEATRILSRGTGSAGPAAARVTRIPSGHPEGYLEAFATIYSEVALAIEAARDGRKPDAEVLFPTIDDGVKGVAFIETAVKSSQAGGAWTKFASE
- a CDS encoding GMC oxidoreductase, which translates into the protein MSGSSRERVDVVIVGSGPAGAAYARTLADLWPQASILMVEAGPVIADPPGLHVANIKDDAARLAAQIASQGPHRHAAYDPITEDEVTLRRQGGHDTSMLRRPGLFRVGDGPIDGEGFPASHASHNVGGMGSHWFCACPRPDSDERIPFLSREVMDEALTSAEKLLRVSQTQFSDSHIAEPLRNALSALFDEGRSPGRRVQPMPMAINVTEEGVYRTGSNVILGDLVTAPRARFELRPETVCRRILMQDRRATGVELFSIKSNETYSVDADVVIVAADSLHSPQLLFASGIRPPALGRYLNEHPQVTVLAEFEGVRPGGDVALSFGGGVLGDRTVTARMSSGVTWVPYNGPTFPFHVQISQVEPASLYGDDRAIGEKNAVLSISFFLPSDRQSENRVMFSETERDWLGRPKMSLRFKLSDGDMKRISFARETLEKICGKVGRMLPGHQIRVAPYGTSLHYQGTIGMGEQDDGASTCDRNSCVWGVDNVYVAGNGVIPTSTAANPTLTAVGLAILGARHIASTHRAPR
- a CDS encoding Gfo/Idh/MocA family oxidoreductase, whose amino-acid sequence is MTDLSVGVVGCGVISATYLDYMPSFAGVKIVACTDIIPERSAEKAAKHGIDAVTPEEMMKRDDVHIILNITPPQAHFEVDQAALSAGKHVFSEKPLCVEPDHGPRLVSEAQKRGLTIGCAPDTFLGAGGRLAREIVDSGKIGRVVAGSCNLMSRGMEHWHPDPRAFYQRGGGPLFDVGPYYLNALINLLGPIESVVGLTSSAFPSRHVTADGPLKGQHIPVGTPTTLMGVLRFACGADINLFMSWDVWKHGHPPIELYGTEGSLRVPDPNFFGGAVEYSERNGDWIAVDSGDRAFGRPNYRSASWPASAPMRANYRCLGVAELASAVQNGTPHRASLALGAHAVEAMHAVLASGADGGAVRLRSAIARPAALDETSAAALWAGGWR
- a CDS encoding GMC family oxidoreductase, with translation MKNALRDKLLAAVVDRLIPADADPGAIEAGTLSFVMARLSDASSDFIAALDEGLAAVDDSARRLVGRSFLEASPEERDHALASHEKDAWFSALGEFAAEGFYADPGNGGNRDAASWRMIGYDPNLPERAAPTARISQPALKDNYDAIVVGAGAGGGVVAALLAEAGHSVLVLERGRDYGADDPLARDHLRNQRFSPYGHNAGPDIEGHPRVLVDPAGVERALRPHEPGYHNNAAAVGGGTLVYGAQAWRFHPDDFRMASRYGVPEGSSLADWPFSYADLEPHYDRAEWEIGVSGEAGHPSPRRRGFPMPPADGHASRRILTEGAAKVGCSTFAAPLLINTIARDGRAACVECGSCVGFRCPSDAKNGAQNTVLQRAVKTGRCTIVERATATRVEVDADGRVAGVSFMIEGDDQRSRSARAKVVALACGAIETARLMLLSTSERHPRGLGNERDLVGRNLQGHFSAIVHGLFEEQVYDRRGPGVTVATCRFNHGNPGVIGGSMIADDFIMLPVIFWKRAMPPDAPRWGRAAKDFMRANYQRVIRLFAPVQDIPTPLSRVTLDERVRDKWGLPVARLSGVAHIESQRTAQFMRERAEEWLRASGAVRVWADPIAPRLSAGQHQAGTCRMGLDPATSVTDPFGRVWGHDNLYVADGSLHPTNGGFNPVLTIMAVAYRNGEHIAQNLRA
- a CDS encoding MFS transporter codes for the protein MSGDSKAGASSRIGFSSAYPVVAASLVYFALFAQAGLNQPFLPVWLSSRGLTETEIATVISLPLLLRIMVTPVIGSISDRTGSRAMVVRILALIVLALALMLSQARSFGPILALATLMMLFGQAIPPIVDASVLSLIRSGVARDFGRMRLWGSGSFATATLIGGFILGWGGPDAVFVAYICAVVLQIGASFILPSAAQQAAPVAKKTRLDLHKRPLLLVVFIVAALPLASQATFNSFGSIHLREIGFAERTVGMLWALATSSEIAMFWAGPILARRMSAFSVLALACGAAVLRWSVMSLDPGLVITMLLQMLHAATFSCSYLGLMRFVQVEVSDAVGARAQGAFVTMLGLMTAATTLAMGPIYREIGAGAFMASAILPATGLALLLGFRSRLRAAEAEGAARELAQRTSQ